In Panicum virgatum strain AP13 chromosome 4N, P.virgatum_v5, whole genome shotgun sequence, a single window of DNA contains:
- the LOC120668817 gene encoding probable serine/threonine-protein kinase PBL19 produces the protein MGCFAFRSGKGRSKSQPAAGAKTAPAKSPPASDSSGGGGQRSKASSASASTPTRSIQELSEERGAQRLRVFDLDELQSATNGFSRALKVGEGGFGSVYRAFFRSAGGGRVVLAVKRLNQRSLQGHKQWLAEVQFLGVLEHPNLVKLIGYCAVDSEAGKHRLLVYEFMPNKTLDDHLFNRAHPPLSWRLRLQIMIGAARGLDYLHEGVPEVQVIYRDFKASNILLDTEFKPKLSDFGLAREGPTEGKTHVSTAVVGTHGYAAPDYIETGHLTTKSDVWSFGVVLYEILTGRRSLERSRPAEEQKLLAWVRRHPPDGGGFRAIMDPRLGGRYPLAAAREVARLADRCLGKNPKERPAMRDVVEELERVLQMEPPPPPADKKGGDGRPPPSAKR, from the exons ATGGGGTGCTTCGCCTTCAGGAGCGGCAAGGGCAGGTCCAAGAgccagccggccgccggcgccaagACGGCGCCGGCCAAGTCGCCCCCGGCGTCCGACTCCTCCGGTGGCGGCGGGCAGAGGAGCAAGGCCTCGTCCGCGTCGGCGTCCACGCCCACCAGGAGCATCCAGGAGCTGTCCGAGGAGCGGGGCGCGCAGCGGCTGCGGGTGTTCGACCTCGACGAGCTCCAGAGCGCCACCAACGGCTTCAGCCGCGCGCTCAAGGTCGGCGAGGGCGGCTTCGGCTCCGTCTACCGCGCTTTCTTccgctccgccggcggcggccgcgtcgtCCTCGCCGTCAAGCGCCTCAACCAGCGCAGCCTTCAG GGTCACAAGCAGTGGCTGGCTGAAGTCCAATTCCTGGGTGTTCTTGAGCACCCGAATCTCGTAAAGCTGATCGGCTACTGCGCAGTGGATTCAGAAGCAGGCAAGCACAGGCTGCTGGTCTACGAGTTCATGCCCAACAAGACCTTGGATGACCACCTGTTCAACCGAGCTCATCCTCCCCTTTCATGGAGATTGAGGCTCCAGATCATGATAGGCGCTGCAAGGGGCCTGGATTATCTCCATGAAGGAGTGCCGGAAGTTCAG GTGATCTACAGGGATTTTAAAGCATCCAACATTCTTCTCGACACCGAATTCAAGCCAAAACTATCGGATTTTGGCCTGGCAAGGGAAGGGCCGACCGAAGGGAAAACGCACGTCTCCACGGCG GTGGTTGGGACGCACGGGTACGCGGCGCCGGACTACATCGAGACGGGGCACCTGACGACGAAGAGCGACGTGTGGAGCTTCGGCGTGGTGCTGTACGAGATCCTGACGGGGCGGCGGTCGCTGGAGCGGAGCCGCCCGGCGGAGGAGCAGAAGCTGCTGGCGTGGGTGCGGCGGCACCCGCCGGACGGCGGCGGGTTCCGGGCCATCATGGACCCGCGGCTGGGCGGGCGGTACCcgctggccgccgcgcgcgaggTGGCCAGGCTCGCCGACCGGTGCCTCGGCAAGAACCCCAAGGAGCGGCCGGCGATGAGGGACGTCGTCGAGGAGCTCGAGCGGGTGCTGCAGATggagcccccgccgccgcccgccgacaaGAAAGGAGGCGATGGCAGGCCACCGCCGTCGGCCAAGAGGTGA
- the LOC120668811 gene encoding cuticle protein 16.5 — MDAAVALPLPATLPPPHLNHHRALPPRRHSSAAAAAPPKAPAPAAPRLSLAARPLSPARSASSAAPACSSRAATGYAAALADACARAGTLRRAARNARALLSRRHGDRASSEEDEELDARVAALVRMLVGKGKAGMVAEALAEFAAICDHLLPPPARHAY, encoded by the coding sequence ATGGACGCGGCCGTCGCGCTCCCGCTCCCCGCCACGCTCCCGCCGCCCCACCTCAACCACCACCGCGCGCTCCCGCCCAGGCGccactcctccgccgccgccgcggcgccgcccaaggctccggctcccgccgccccgcgcctgAGTCTCGCCGCGCGGCCCCTGTCGCCGGCGCGCTCGGCGTCGTCCGCCGCGCCCGCTTGctccagccgcgccgccacggggTACGCggccgcgctggccgacgcgtgcgcgcgcgcgggcacGCTGCGCCGGGCCGCACGCAACGCGCGCGCGCTGCTGTCCCGCCGGCACGGAGACAGAGCAagctccgaggaggacgaggagctggacgcgcgggtggcggcgctggtgaGGATGCTCGTCGGCAAGGGCAAGGCCGGGATGGTCGCCGAGGCCTTGGCCGAGTTCGCCGCCATCTGCGACCACCTGCTGCCGCCTCCCGCGCGCCACGCCTACTAG
- the LOC120668814 gene encoding FCS-Like Zinc finger 2-like produces MGELEEERYVQVASRFFRVKPRGGGANLHYLGSCFLCKESIACNRDIFMYKGDAAFCSDDCRQEQMDMDEALQSVARRHRLLRAPPPPPSSSPAADAASRPPAMRRRPTIANLAARNPPVAAS; encoded by the exons ATgggggagctggaggaggagcggtaCGTGCAGGTGGCGTCGAGGTTCTTCCGGGTGAAgccgcgcggaggcggcgccaaTCTCCACTACCTCGGGTCGTGCTTCCTCTGCAAGGAGAGCATCGCCTGCAACCGCGACATCTTCATGTACAA GGGGGACGCCGCGTTCTGCAGCGACGACTGCAGGCAGGAGCAGATGGACATGGACGAGGCGCTGCAGTCCGTGGCgcggcgccaccgcctcctgcgcgcgccgccgccgccgccgtcgtcctcgccggcaGCTGATGCGGCGTCAAGgccgccggcgatgcgccgccgcccgaccaTCGCCAACCTCGCGGCGCGCAATCCCCCCGTAGCCGCAAGCTAG
- the LOC120668816 gene encoding uncharacterized protein LOC120668816 — MQAKKLTLLQTVAAAGVFSAVSCWYGFMFGRESARRELGGIIDELRKSTTTSTTSSEPDANSKP, encoded by the exons ATGCAGGCGAAGAAGCTGACGCTGCTGCAGACGGTAGCGGCAGCTGGAGTCTTCTCCGCCGTTTCCTGCTG GTATGGCTTCATGTTTGGGAGGGAGTCCGCGCGGCGAGAGCTTGGTGGCATCATAGACGAGCTCCGCAagtccaccaccacctcgaccACTTCCTCTGAACCCGATGCTAATTCCAAGCCATAG
- the LOC120668812 gene encoding ras-related protein RABA3-like encodes MEEDYVFKIVVIGDSAVGKTQLLGRFTRDEFFLDSKSTIGIEFQTRTVDIARRRVKAQIWDTAGQERYRAVTSAYYRGALGAMLVYDVTRRHTFEHAARWVDELRAHADKSIVVMLIGNKADLAAGRAVAADEAAAFAEEQGLFFSEASALSGENVERAFLRLLEEIHANVSRRPLGDEAASADGRGHGGADVLMLKGTKLSLAEEMSIMETSALRRASSCSCS; translated from the coding sequence ATGGAGGAGGACTACGTGTTCAAGATCGTGGTGATCGGCGACTCGGCGGTGGGGAAGACGCAGCTGCTGGGGCGCTTCACCCGCGACGAGTTCTTCCTCGACTCCAAGTCCACCATCGGCATCGAGTTCCAGACGCGCACCGTCGACATCGCCCGGCGGCGCGTCAAGGCCCAGATTTGGGACACCGCCGGCCAGGAGCGCTACAGGGCGGTCACCAGCGCCTACTACCGGGGCGCGCTGGGGGCCATGCTCGTCTACGACGTCACCAGGCGCCACACCTTCGAGCACGCCGCGCGCTGGGTCGACGAGCTCCGCGCCCACGCCGACAAGTCCATCGTCGTCATGCTCATCGGCAACAAGGCCGACCTGGCCGCCGGACGCGCGGTGGCCGCAGACGAGGCGGCCGCCTTCGCCGAGGAGCAGGGGCTCTTCTTCTCGGAGGCGTCCGCACTCAGCGGGGAGAACGTCGAGCGCGCCTTCCTCAGGCTGCTCGAGGAGATCCACGCCAACGTGTCCAGGAGGCCGCTGGGGGACGAGGCGGCCAGCGCCGACGGCCGCGGGCACGGTGGCGCGGACGTGCTGATGCTCAAGGGCACTAAGCTCTCGCTCGCTGAAGAGATGTCCATCATGGAGACGAGCGCCTTGAGGCGAGCAAGCAGCTGCTCGTGCTCGTAA